Genomic segment of Nothobranchius furzeri strain GRZ-AD chromosome 12, NfurGRZ-RIMD1, whole genome shotgun sequence:
taccacattttttccgtcccttcgcctgtctgttaatgtgcttggacacagagctctgcgaacagccagcttctttagcaatcaccttttgtgtcttgccctccttgtgcaaggtgtcaatgattgtcttttggacagctgttaagtcagaagtcttccccatgattgtggtgccttcaaaacaagactgagggaccttttaaaggcctttgcaggtgttttgagtaaatcagctgattagagtggcagcaggtgtcttctatattcagccttttcagaatattctaattttttgagataccaaatttggagttttcattagttgtcacttatgaatatcaaatttaaatgtaatgaacattggaaatacattggtctgtgtgcattgcatgaatataatgtacaagtttcacgttttgaatggaattactgaaatattttcaaccttttgatgatattctaatttactggccagcacctgtataatgtTATTGATTTTATGAAAAATCCTTCTTTGCACCATCATCTCCAGTGGTTCTCAGTCATcttcagaacagaaccagcctttgttgtcAGGTTGTTGAGCCTTTTTAGGTCCCTGCAGGCTCTGATGCTGCTGCCCCGACAGCTGGTGGCCCAAGAGATCTCAACAGACCTGCAAAAGATCTGCAGCCTCTTGCTGCAGACCTTGAAGGATCTAAATTATTATTCAAGATATACAGTCTACTCTGTCCCTTCTTGGAGAAGGCTTCACGCTTgtgtctccagtccagtctgttgtccagatgAACACCGAGGTATTTGTAATCTTCCACCACCTCCCCCTACTCCCCAATAATGCATGTTGAGCTATTCCTGTTTCTTTCTAAATCATCtcatttgttttgttcacattcaagattATGTGAGTGTCCCCACACAATGCCACAAAGtggtccaccagctctctgtcctCTTGACCATCTCTCATAAacccgacgactgcagagtcGTCTAAGTCTTTCTGCAGAcgacaggtctctgacttgttCTGGAAGTCTACagagtgaaaaggaatggtgagagtactgtACAGGCATCAGATGTACAATTGTGGAATAATTTTCCCAATGAGCAGATCAGTATAATATATAACACTAAACAAAGAACATAAACAGGGAAATACCAGTTAAAAACATGCTTTTACAAGCAGaatacagaaaatagagaactttGTGCCAACTGGGGACGTGGTGAAAGATCATTTCACACTACTCTCCTCCTCGTTAGGCCAGAAGAAAATACAACCATATCTTAAACATCGCTCGTAAGACAGCAAACTGTTTTTTTAACATGTTAATAGTCTAATTGTTTTTTAAGTAACAATTGTACGTCTCAGTCAGTTCAGTAGCGGAGGAATGCCAGCTCGGAGTGAAAGAGGATCTATTTCAGAGTTGAAACAATCCAGCTCTCTGATTAGATGCTGAAAACACGTGATTCTCAACATTGGAACAACCagtcatttgattggtcaaatgttGGAACTGAGCAGGGGGACACGCCCCTAACTGCTTCATACCagttgttatttaaaaaaaatgaggaACGCTTCACAAATTTGCGTGTCATCCTTGCGCCTAGGGGAGGCAGTTCTTCTCAGTCCATTTGTTCCATTTTTCCATTGGGTTAACCAATCAAATGGCTTGTTCCGAGTTTTCATTGGGTTAACCAATCAAATGGCTGTATCAACCGGTGGCCGGTTTTGTTCCATGCCCGAGCGATCCGCCATTGCTCCACATTGCTCTGAGAGATCTGAGAGGTAAGAAGTAACTAtcttttatactttttatttGTAAACTTACAAAAATTTAAAGCATTACAGCTCGTTTAGCGGGATTAAGACGGTACAGGACTTTGTTTTTACCTTAATGTTGTGAAATGTTAACATTGTTTTAGCTAGCTAGCGTGCTGCTGCATTAGCTACTGCTAACCAATATATGCTTGTATTTACGTAATTTTTTAAATGAACACCATCCTGGTTGCATTAAAAACCACATGTAAGTATTTATTCAACCATGTTGTTCATCATCACGATCGTGCATGTTTGTGCTCTGATTAGTTTTATCTTCACTTATAGAAAATCCAGCCAATAACTGGGTTTGCTAATTAGCTTTTGGCTAGTAGAAAATGTGAGTGTTTGTTTCTCATGTTGTTTATTTCACATAAGACAGGACAGCACGTCATGTAAACTAATAATAACATTAATGAAAATAAGATAATCTGTTACTGATCAGCAGTTGCTCAGGTTTAGTATGAACTGTAAACCTGTTTTTTTCTGCAGCTTCTCATCCAGTCTTTTGCTCCTTTATTTAGATGGAACATCCAAATTTTAAAAAGGCACAGAATGGGACCCTGATCCTCAGGGCCTCAGATGCGGCAAAGGCCGTGGGACCCCAGAGGCAGGGGTACAGGGCCAAGCAGCCAGAGGAGGTGGAGGCAGATGCAAGGGCCCACGTCGCCAGAGAGGGTGGTGATGTCAACAACGCCACCCTCGTGCTGAGCCGGTGGAAGGTCCAGTTTGGGACCTACCAGGGCAAGACTTTCCACTGGCTCCTGCAGAATGACGTGGGCTATGCCGTGATGCTGGTGGCTTCTCACCAGAAGGAGCGAGAGAGGACAGGCTCTCAGTCCCCTCTGATGGCCAACAAGGTGGGATCTCTCAGGTCCCCTCCTCTGTGCATAACAGAATTTGATAATTCTAACCTTTACTTTGTGAACACACAGGACGCCTTCACCCGTTACTCCTTGGCGTACCCGGAGTTTGCTGAGGCGGTGCGGTTCCGGCAGGCGTTTGAGGAGGCGCGGGTGAAGTCCCTCCAGCCTGGTCAGGAGGGACAGGCCCTTGTTGGCTTTGGGGACTTCAAGTTTGAGAGCCTGCAGAGCCTGTACGACTCCAAGGACCCCAAAACGATCCGGTGGTTACTTttattaataatgatgatgatggtattatttataataacagtaataatccACTTAGTTTGTAAGTTCCTTTCTAGACAGCCATGGTCTCCCACCAATAGAgtcaaaacacaacaacaacttACAAGTTAGTCTGAATGAACTTCTGTGTCTCACCTGTACAGGTTTGTCAACTACCTAAGGAGGGCGACGCCAGCTCCAGGCTCGCAGATGGAGAACGCCGTCTGCTACGTGAAGAAGAGGGACAGACAGAGGGAGGGCGCTACTGCTGCATCTGCCGCTGCCACCAGCACCACCTCCACCCCAGTGGCTGCCTccacctccagcagcagcagagtgTCTGTCTGTCCTTCTTACCAGAGGCCGAAGGCTGCTTCTCAGTATGTTTTCTGTCTATTTGATCTCTGATGGTTTACAACACTTTAAAATAACATTCTGTTAAACAAACACTTTGTCACCTTTCAGATTTGCAGCCTTTGTGTCTGGGCGGCGTTCTCTGTCTGCGGTGGAAATGCAGGCAAAACTAAAAAAGATGGTGGCCCCTAAGCCTGCATTTCCATGTAAGTCTGTTTAATGATCTCGTTTGTATTCTTGTACTCAAGGTCAGCACATTGAGTGTTTCACACTCACGCTTTCTGGGGCAGAAGCCTGATGTTTGATGATTTGATTTCCAGCCTCCTCAAGACCAGCTCGTCCACCCACAGCATCTGGGGAGCCCAGTGATGAAGAGCTGGTCCAGGCGGTAGTTGACCAAGGGCAACGTAAGTGACAGAAATGTGCTCTTTTCATGTTTTGTTGGTAACAGTCAGACACCTGGTGCTCATTAATCGTCAGATCCTCGTCTCTCTAGCTGCTTCctgctttgacttgtggtgtCTGTGCAGCTCACAGTTCAACTGAATTGTTTCTAGTCACTAACTCGTGGCCCTTGTGCTTCAGCTTCTGGAGTACAGGCACCTCTCCCGctccctcctccttctccttctccgccGCCTCCTGTGGCTGCAAAAAACCCGTCTGCGGGACGGGAGGAACCCACAGACGAGGAACTCCTGGAGGCCGCACAAGAAACTCCAGCGCTCCCTGCTGCAGTCCTCCCTCCCCCACCTCCTGCTGCCAGCTCTAAGGTGAGGCATCAGACATTAATTCAATTAAAAGAAACTtcattaattccagagggaaattagtttcagtacacaattcTGAGAGCAGACATATatgggcatagacacatgacaagagttGGTGACTGCAACCCGAGTCGCCTTTCTCACTCTGCTGctttgttttctctctctctctctagttgCTGCCTGAGTCCtggcaggcagctctgactgctGAACAGCAGGAGTGGATCGGCCGGGTGCTGTTCACCAGGGACCGTGCTGGGAGGCCGCGTCTCATCACGGAGCTCAGTCCCTGGTGGTACCCTCCCCAGCCCCGGGCGGTCTACACTCAGCCTCCCGCCTCTCCCGACCCCTTCTTTGCATGTCGGCTCTTCCTGTGGATGCCTCACAGGATGTGGCACCTGCAGCTGACATGCCCCCAGCCTTTGTGCAGCGGCATCCTGATAAAGGCTGGGCTCTACAGGACCATCCGGAGGGTCCTGGACATCGACGGCTGGTATCTCATGGCCACTGAGTACCTGGAGTGCCGTCGATGTAAGAAGAAGGTCGGAGGGTGGTCACAGGGCATCGTAAGGCAGCTGCCCCCCACCTACAGCTGCCAGTTTCCAGCTGTCCTCACGTACAAGTATGAGAGAAGTGAAACTGTGTGCTCATGCGGGTGTGTCCAGCAGAGTATAATGTGGTaatgtttgttttgttcacgCAGGCTGTCCTGTGACCAGAGGGTGGTTGCTATGCTGAGATCGCGCACTCTGGGCAACAGTGCCACTCAGCTGTGCAACACCCTGCGGGAGCAGCATTCCGACGCCTGGATGCGGAGAGCGATTCAGTACATCGGCGTCTGCGAGCAGTTCCTGGCCTTGGGTACCACGAGAGGGCAGATCGCACTACCTCCCCAGATGCCCCCTGTGCCCTCACCCGTCTGGCTGCTGACCGTTTACGGTTATGACGTGCTGACGCGGCTGGACGAGTACAAGGCCAGGATCACGTCCACCTTCGGATCCATCCTAAAGATGGATTCCACAAAGAAGGTCGGTCACCGCGTTGTGTTTACTTGCTGCTTGTGAACAACAGTTCTGCTGTTCCTTACGCAGGAAGTTCTCTGTGTGCAGGTGACGAAGAAGCTCGCAGGTGCCGCCTCTGGCACGGCCGCCTGGTCTACCAACGTGGGCAACGAGCACGGCCAGGTCCTCATGAGCGTCCTCACTTGCTGCGAGGGCTCCGAGGGcctgtccaagatggcggccggACTGATGAGGCGGTACCGATTGGCCGAGGTACCTGCCCCCCAGCTCATCTACGTGGACCGCGACTGCTGCAAACAGGACGGCGTGTCCAAGACGGCTGCCTTATTTCCGGTATAAACTTGCATCGTTGCTGACTGacttgtttagttgtttatttaatttttcatAGCAGTGATTCGTTATTTTGTTGTGAATTACTTTAATGGATCACCAGGTCACCTGAATTTCTACCCAATGTCTTTCTGAAAAATTTAAAACAATCAGACACCCAAATAAATTTCTGTAAAAGACAATTTATAGAGCAGTGAATGTTTTCGGGGTTCTGATCTTGACTGTGGTGCAGGTAAAACATGGTGTGCAACACTCCAATGACTAACCTCTCTGTCGCAGGAGTGGGAACGGCTCATTGTTCGGCTGGACATCTGGCATCTGATGCGCCGCTTCGCATCAGGTGTCACCACAGAGAGCCACGAGCTGTATCCCACCTTCATGAGGCAGCTGTCTTACTGCATCTTCGAGGTGGACGCCGAAGATGCTCGCCGTCTCGTGGGAGCAAAGCGGTCCGAGCTGGAGGGGACGCACGGGATGGTCAACCTGACGGACGCTGATGTGATCCAGCGGATCAGCAAGGAGGAGTGGAGGCTCCACTGCCGCAGGAGGACGCGTGGAGCCGAGGAGTCGACGCTCCTCATCCAAAACCTCCTTGACACCTTCAGAGGGCCCGCAGGACACAACACTCTGAACATCCCGTTGCTAAACGCTCTCCGCATCCAGGACATCTGGGACACGCAGAGGCGCCACCTCAGCTGCATCCAGGACCCCCCTGGCGTGCAGCTGTACACCCAGACGGGCAGTCTGCAGAAAGGAGGGGTCACACTGCCCGTCTATCGCTGCGCGAGGGGCTCCACTTCCCTGGAGTCCTTCCATCTCCACCTGAACCGCTTCATCCCAGGTGAGAAACCAGAGTCTGTCAAGAAAtctgttttatttctgtaaactGTTCATTTTCAGGTGTCAGTAAAAGCTTGAGCTGATTTTATAATCTAATCACGCAGGAACGTCGGCCAGTGCCAAGTACTTCCAGGCGTTCCTGATTGATGGACTGGTCAGGTGGAACGAGGACCGCGCAGCGGCAGCTGAGCGACACAAGGCGCCTCTGCTGTCCTACAGTGGCCACCTCAGGCACGCCCTTAACCAGAAGAGCCAAAAGGTGTTTGGTCTTCAGATGGTTAAGGACTTCACCAAGCCTGCTGCTTACACAGGTAGAGGAACAGAGAAACACTTTTTATTTACTCGTGATTTTTAATGACACTGTGCACCAATACTTTGCTAAGAAGGGGCTTTGAACCGTTTACATCTCCACAAAATCTCAGGTGAGCTCATCGGGGTGGAGTACCTGTTCCAGCAGACAGGCCGCGTGCTTGAGGACGTCAGCATGGACCCTGACGCTCCGGACGAGGCTGCTGCCGTCACCGACCTGGACGAGGTGGACGAGGGCATCCAGGAGGACGTGGGTGACTTTGTCGCTGCCTTCGTCCTTGACGTCCCGTCCACCAGCACCTCAGGAGCAGCCCGGTCAGTAGGTCCAGCTGTCGCACCCGGGTCTGAGCCAGCACATCCTGCCGCCCCTCCCGAGGTCCCTGGAAGCCAGGCTCCTGAAGGAAACCACTCCTCTGATTC
This window contains:
- the LOC129165695 gene encoding uncharacterized protein, with translation MEHPNFKKAQNGTLILRASDAAKAVGPQRQGYRAKQPEEVEADARAHVAREGGDVNNATLVLSRWKVQFGTYQGKTFHWLLQNDVGYAVMLVASHQKERERTGSQSPLMANKDAFTRYSLAYPEFAEAVRFRQAFEEARVKSLQPGQEGQALVGFGDFKFESLQSLYDSKDPKTIRFVNYLRRATPAPGSQMENAVCYVKKRDRQREGATAASAAATSTTSTPVAASTSSSSRVSVCPSYQRPKAASQFAAFVSGRRSLSAVEMQAKLKKMVAPKPAFPSSSRPARPPTASGEPSDEELVQAVVDQGQPSGVQAPLPLPPPSPSPPPPVAAKNPSAGREEPTDEELLEAAQETPALPAAVLPPPPPAASSKLLPESWQAALTAEQQEWIGRVLFTRDRAGRPRLITELSPWWYPPQPRAVYTQPPASPDPFFACRLFLWMPHRMWHLQLTCPQPLCSGILIKAGLYRTIRRVLDIDGWYLMATEYLECRRCKKKVGGWSQGIVRQLPPTYSCQFPAVLTYKLSCDQRVVAMLRSRTLGNSATQLCNTLREQHSDAWMRRAIQYIGVCEQFLALGTTRGQIALPPQMPPVPSPVWLLTVYGYDVLTRLDEYKARITSTFGSILKMDSTKKVTKKLAGAASGTAAWSTNVGNEHGQVLMSVLTCCEGSEGLSKMAAGLMRRYRLAEVPAPQLIYVDRDCCKQDGVSKTAALFPEWERLIVRLDIWHLMRRFASGVTTESHELYPTFMRQLSYCIFEVDAEDARRLVGAKRSELEGTHGMVNLTDADVIQRISKEEWRLHCRRRTRGAEESTLLIQNLLDTFRGPAGHNTLNIPLLNALRIQDIWDTQRRHLSCIQDPPGVQLYTQTGSLQKGGVTLPVYRCARGSTSLESFHLHLNRFIPGTSASAKYFQAFLIDGLVRWNEDRAAAAERHKAPLLSYSGHLRHALNQKSQKVFGLQMVKDFTKPAAYTGELIGVEYLFQQTGRVLEDVSMDPDAPDEAAAVTDLDEVDEGIQEDVGDFVAAFVLDVPSTSTSGAARSVGPAVAPGSEPAHPAAPPEVPGSQAPEGNHSSDSEEEIQGPDGQPGYQHVLKLAQALVELRSLQGLSDSRVDGLIALWQRLPERDKQRIVYPSRYRERQPKGRFKAAKGKDTSCPGVVSLQRCLGGEPSGAANWPDASRVVEAMCSQLCHLYPAASRVNGVSRSRWFLICNDYMAVRQVVLNCPRLMAQTQLQLYELNQKTISQWFSYRQKRWEKGVLEQGTGAVSAPTFSHQPIPSAKGLSSVQVGRGQPFNYNIPEEQQPGPSSRGLPPSPLPPPAPHPGPSTSCNLPPPSAQSLHVIHLFMGSTPLSPPVLTVPRTTAFRRRKAAEAAAAAGVQAPPSKTARQQFTCSKCGQPKRLDTGHTRIAGVSYCATVGGKSVEEWKKEMKTKTGGGPEKQ